One genomic segment of Halomarina pelagica includes these proteins:
- a CDS encoding SMP-30/gluconolactonase/LRE family protein: MSWRFERVAGPFGTTEGPVWDGEGVLFTDMPSSRVMRYDATTGDCGAYRTGTNNANGLKFGPDGGLYACEMGGRRVVRYEADGGVTVVADEYEGGRLNSTNDLAFDAAGRLWFTDPFYDTSWVDHGDDLDLDHRSVYRADPTDDWALARTTYDTTNPNGLLVSPDDGTLYVAQSRYGEGNPRELRAYPIEGDDLGPYEVLHDFYPHRGVDGMCLDEEGNVVATAGYEEGGPGPMLYVFTPSGRVLETHPVPDPRPTNCCFGGDDLRTLYLTGYDGCLYRAETDRRGYLGAP, translated from the coding sequence ATGAGCTGGCGATTCGAGCGGGTCGCGGGGCCCTTCGGGACGACCGAGGGGCCGGTCTGGGACGGTGAGGGTGTGCTGTTCACCGACATGCCGTCGAGCCGCGTGATGCGGTACGACGCGACCACGGGCGACTGCGGGGCGTATCGCACCGGCACGAACAACGCTAACGGGCTGAAATTCGGCCCCGACGGCGGCCTCTACGCCTGCGAGATGGGCGGTCGTCGCGTCGTCCGCTACGAGGCCGACGGCGGCGTCACCGTCGTCGCAGACGAGTACGAGGGCGGCCGACTCAACAGCACCAACGACCTGGCGTTCGACGCCGCGGGTCGGCTCTGGTTCACGGACCCCTTCTACGACACGTCGTGGGTGGACCACGGCGACGACCTCGACCTCGACCACCGCTCGGTCTACCGGGCCGACCCGACCGACGACTGGGCGCTCGCCCGGACGACGTACGACACGACGAACCCGAACGGCCTGCTCGTCTCCCCGGACGACGGGACGCTGTACGTCGCCCAGAGCCGGTACGGCGAGGGCAACCCCCGCGAACTCCGGGCGTACCCCATCGAGGGGGACGATCTCGGCCCGTACGAGGTGTTGCACGACTTCTACCCCCACCGCGGCGTCGACGGGATGTGCCTCGACGAGGAGGGGAACGTCGTCGCCACGGCGGGCTACGAGGAGGGCGGCCCCGGCCCGATGCTCTACGTCTTCACGCCCTCGGGGCGGGTGCTCGAGACGCATCCCGTCCCCGACCCCCGCCCGACGAACTGCTGTTTCGGCGGCGACGACCTGCGGACGCTCTACCTCACCGGCTACGACGGCTGTCTGTACCGCGCCGAGACCGACCGTCGGGGGTACCTCGGCGCGCCGTAG
- a CDS encoding Rieske (2Fe-2S) protein yields the protein MGEHVVVSASELSEGDRVVVELEGREVAVFRLDGDLHAYLNWCAHQGGPVCEGALTGTYESSYDREGNEVSLSWCREGEVLMCPWHGWEYDALTGECFSRRSVALPSYPVEEVGGDVVVTL from the coding sequence ATGGGGGAGCACGTCGTCGTCAGCGCGTCGGAACTGTCGGAGGGCGACCGCGTCGTCGTCGAACTCGAGGGCCGGGAAGTCGCCGTCTTCAGGCTCGACGGCGACCTCCACGCCTACCTGAACTGGTGTGCCCACCAGGGCGGTCCCGTCTGCGAGGGGGCGCTCACCGGCACCTACGAGTCGTCGTACGACCGCGAGGGCAACGAGGTGTCGCTGTCGTGGTGCCGCGAGGGGGAGGTGCTGATGTGTCCGTGGCACGGCTGGGAGTACGACGCCCTCACGGGGGAGTGTTTCTCGAGGCGGTCGGTCGCGTTGCCGTCGTATCCGGTCGAGGAGGTCGGGGGGGACGTTGTGGTCACGCTCTGA
- a CDS encoding amidohydrolase family protein has product MSTQTGRSPLAENTVVDVDVHLRIPLEELADYCDEPYRSTIKRPTYTAVHRSGWDRYMGGNIQKESLPDAETVYRKVCEGFDVDYPIINAFPVLASVPEDDRAVNMMRAYNDYLLDNYLDEYDNFRGLLSVATQDPEAAADEIDRMSSEKRIEGVYVLNSGAHLPLGHPDFDVMYRAAEDHGLHVAYHASAGAPFARDFPIQDSAINRFMATHVLAHPWAHMLTVTSLLVNGTPEKFPDLNFSFLEAGLSWVPYMMFRLNKEYGMRRREAPLLERSPEEYIRDQFYFASQPIGEPNDPRHLERILDVVGTENLMLATDYPHWDFDHPDALDRHLRQFYPEETRAAVLADNAVEAFDLSI; this is encoded by the coding sequence ATGTCAACGCAAACCGGGCGAAGTCCGCTCGCCGAGAACACGGTCGTCGACGTCGACGTCCACCTCCGCATCCCGCTGGAGGAACTCGCCGACTACTGCGACGAACCCTACCGGAGCACGATCAAGCGTCCGACGTACACGGCCGTCCACCGGAGCGGGTGGGATCGATACATGGGCGGCAACATCCAGAAGGAGTCGCTTCCGGACGCGGAGACGGTCTACCGGAAGGTCTGTGAGGGGTTCGACGTCGACTACCCGATCATCAACGCCTTCCCCGTCCTCGCGTCGGTCCCCGAGGACGACCGGGCGGTCAACATGATGCGGGCGTACAACGACTACCTCCTCGACAACTACCTCGACGAGTACGACAACTTCCGCGGGCTGCTGTCGGTGGCGACCCAGGACCCCGAGGCCGCAGCCGACGAGATCGACCGGATGTCGTCCGAGAAACGGATAGAGGGGGTCTACGTCCTCAACAGCGGCGCGCACCTCCCGCTCGGTCACCCGGACTTCGACGTGATGTACCGGGCCGCCGAGGACCACGGACTCCACGTCGCCTACCACGCGTCGGCCGGCGCGCCGTTCGCCCGCGACTTCCCGATCCAGGACAGCGCCATCAACCGGTTCATGGCGACGCACGTCCTCGCACACCCGTGGGCGCACATGCTGACCGTGACGAGCCTCCTCGTCAACGGGACGCCCGAGAAGTTCCCCGATCTCAACTTCAGCTTCCTCGAAGCGGGCCTGTCGTGGGTGCCGTACATGATGTTCCGGCTGAACAAGGAGTACGGGATGCGCCGCCGCGAAGCGCCGCTCCTCGAGCGGAGCCCCGAGGAGTACATCCGCGACCAGTTCTACTTCGCCAGCCAGCCGATCGGCGAGCCGAACGACCCCCGCCACCTCGAGCGGATACTCGACGTCGTCGGCACCGAGAACCTGATGCTCGCGACCGACTACCCCCACTGGGACTTCGATCACCCCGACGCGCTCGACAGGCACCTCCGGCAGTTCTACCCCGAGGAGACGCGCGCGGCCGTCCTCGCGGACAACGCCGTCGAAGCGTTCGACCTCTCCATCTGA
- a CDS encoding MFS transporter: MNWRYQHTLLAAAFLACFSNNASRLVISPVLPNVIDAFDLSKSVVGLALTGMWAIYALLQFPSGVIADRVGDYRVILVSLVLTGLGSLFLALSPSFFLFGVAVLALGAGAGLYFVVGTSMLVKSFRRHGQVLGVHSAAGPAAGLVAPAVAAAVSVRYGWRPALLLGAVLSFLGAAVFLRHVEPVDGTGTTRDAPDVLATTVALLKRPSVLYMTFIGVTTAYTWQSFTTFFPTFLVEYRGLTLTNASLVFGVVFLLSAVTQPVYGRLSDRFARETVLALVLSTAVVGFGVVVVADPSLVALVGVGLLGFGFGWGGVFQSRFMDLFSDAQRGTAYGLVRTIYMFVGSLGSAVTGILADTAGWAAAYGVVGAVLGLAVVCIAANRALDLGL, translated from the coding sequence GTGAACTGGCGGTATCAGCACACGCTACTCGCGGCCGCGTTTCTCGCCTGTTTCAGCAACAACGCGTCCAGGCTCGTCATCAGCCCCGTCCTCCCGAACGTCATCGACGCGTTCGACCTCTCGAAGAGCGTCGTCGGCCTCGCGCTCACGGGTATGTGGGCCATCTACGCACTGTTGCAGTTCCCGAGCGGCGTCATCGCCGACCGCGTCGGCGACTACCGGGTCATCCTCGTCTCGCTCGTGCTGACGGGCCTCGGGAGTCTCTTCCTCGCGTTGTCGCCGTCGTTCTTCCTGTTCGGCGTCGCCGTACTCGCGCTCGGTGCGGGGGCCGGCCTCTACTTCGTGGTCGGAACGTCGATGCTCGTCAAGTCCTTCAGACGGCACGGTCAGGTCCTCGGCGTCCACTCGGCCGCCGGGCCGGCGGCGGGACTCGTCGCGCCCGCGGTCGCCGCCGCCGTCAGCGTCCGGTACGGGTGGCGTCCCGCGCTGCTCCTCGGGGCCGTCCTCTCGTTTCTCGGTGCCGCCGTCTTCCTTCGGCACGTCGAACCCGTCGACGGCACCGGGACGACGCGGGACGCGCCCGACGTCCTCGCCACGACCGTCGCCCTCCTGAAGCGACCGTCGGTCCTCTACATGACGTTCATCGGCGTCACCACCGCCTACACGTGGCAGTCGTTCACCACCTTCTTCCCGACGTTCCTCGTCGAGTACCGGGGGCTCACGCTCACGAACGCCAGCCTCGTCTTCGGCGTCGTCTTCCTGCTGTCGGCGGTGACACAGCCGGTCTACGGCCGACTCTCCGACCGGTTCGCCCGCGAGACGGTGCTCGCCCTCGTACTGTCGACGGCCGTCGTCGGCTTCGGCGTCGTCGTGGTCGCCGACCCGTCGCTCGTCGCCCTCGTCGGCGTCGGGCTGCTGGGGTTCGGCTTCGGCTGGGGTGGCGTCTTCCAGTCCCGGTTCATGGACCTCTTCTCGGACGCCCAGCGCGGCACGGCCTATGGCCTCGTGCGGACGATCTACATGTTCGTCGGGTCGCTCGGGAGCGCCGTCACCGGGATACTCGCCGACACGGCGGGCTGGGCGGCGGCCTACGGCGTCGTCGGCGCGGTCCTCGGCCTCGCGGTGGTCTGTATCGCCGCGAACCGCGCCCTCGACCTCGGTCTCTGA
- a CDS encoding MFS transporter gives MTANENRRERIQRFAIGVAAAANKGRAVLMGTAMAVYIGQVGTPLAVSLVFTVYWFGLMVFSPVAGAVADVTGRRRAVLVGTALLSTLAVLPLVVVDGVRELLAFRGLFAVFAAGFLPVMLAIVSDRGGAEARGQSLGFFNSTQAVGFTLAQFFAGVLLGLVAPWTLYLVVAAVSASVAVAVVFVRDPTPPNAGSPTLAELTAEVRTRLLPARADRDHLANNGLKWLYVAVLLRNMTVLGTSSLLPIYLVGEIGVTEFVMGTLLAINPAAQMLFMYLFGHVADASGRKPLIVYGMAGAGVHALIVTAAVVPASVPVRAVVVAASFLVLAAAYSSETTGTYAFIGDVSPEERGSELMGLHSTARGLGGVVGPVVVGGLATLFGYEVAFVSGSLLAFAATALVARSLVESYPTARRRGHVPVED, from the coding sequence GTGACCGCGAACGAGAACCGACGGGAACGAATCCAGCGGTTCGCCATCGGCGTCGCCGCGGCGGCGAACAAGGGCAGAGCCGTCCTGATGGGGACGGCGATGGCCGTCTACATCGGCCAGGTCGGCACGCCCCTCGCGGTGAGCCTCGTGTTCACCGTCTACTGGTTCGGGCTGATGGTCTTCTCGCCCGTCGCGGGGGCCGTCGCCGACGTGACCGGCCGCCGTCGCGCGGTGCTCGTGGGGACGGCGCTCCTCTCGACGCTCGCCGTCCTGCCGCTCGTCGTCGTCGACGGCGTCCGGGAACTGCTCGCGTTCCGCGGCCTGTTCGCGGTCTTCGCCGCCGGGTTCCTGCCTGTGATGCTCGCGATCGTGAGCGATCGCGGCGGCGCGGAGGCGCGCGGCCAGTCGCTCGGCTTCTTCAACAGCACGCAGGCCGTCGGCTTCACGCTGGCGCAGTTCTTCGCCGGCGTCCTCCTCGGACTGGTGGCACCGTGGACGCTCTACCTCGTCGTCGCCGCCGTCAGCGCGAGCGTCGCCGTCGCCGTGGTCTTCGTGCGCGATCCGACGCCGCCGAACGCGGGGTCGCCGACGCTCGCCGAACTGACCGCCGAGGTGCGGACGCGGCTCCTCCCGGCGAGGGCGGACCGCGACCACCTCGCCAACAACGGACTGAAGTGGCTCTACGTGGCCGTCCTCCTGCGGAACATGACCGTCCTCGGGACGTCGAGCCTCCTCCCCATCTACCTCGTCGGCGAGATCGGCGTCACGGAGTTCGTGATGGGCACGCTCCTGGCGATCAACCCGGCCGCGCAGATGCTCTTCATGTACCTGTTCGGCCACGTCGCCGACGCCTCCGGGCGGAAGCCGCTGATCGTCTACGGGATGGCGGGCGCGGGCGTCCACGCGCTGATCGTCACCGCCGCCGTCGTGCCCGCGTCGGTGCCGGTTCGCGCCGTCGTCGTCGCCGCCTCGTTTCTCGTGCTCGCGGCGGCCTACTCCTCGGAGACGACGGGCACCTACGCGTTCATCGGCGACGTCTCACCCGAAGAGCGCGGGTCCGAACTGATGGGGTTGCACTCGACGGCCCGCGGCCTCGGCGGCGTCGTCGGGCCGGTCGTCGTCGGCGGTCTGGCGACGCTGTTCGGTTACGAGGTGGCCTTCGTCTCTGGGAGCCTGCTCGCGTTCGCCGCCACGGCGCTGGTCGCCCGCTCCCTCGTCGAGAGCTACCCGACGGCGCGGCGACGGGGTCACGTCCCCGTCGAGGACTGA
- a CDS encoding HpcH/HpaI aldolase family protein, with protein sequence MQGYDTLRRRLAAGKASVGAVARVPTPTLVEVYGDVGLDFVLLDYEHAGGHSPTDSATMENLVRAAELTGIDPVVRLPDPHPPLVRKVLETGVRTLLVPRIETAGEVREAVAATRFAFDGGVGDRGIAGTRANRWGGAYEGYLEREDAATTLGVMLETAAAVDDLDDVLAVPDLGFVFVGHRDLTHSLGHGEAVDDEEVTETVAAIRDACLDAGVPVGRVAADVDDARAAVDEGYRIVLGGYEFDAVRRVYGDWAAVTDE encoded by the coding sequence ATGCAGGGCTACGACACGTTGCGGCGGCGACTGGCGGCGGGGAAAGCGTCCGTCGGCGCGGTCGCCCGGGTACCGACGCCGACGCTCGTCGAGGTGTACGGCGACGTGGGACTCGACTTCGTCCTCCTGGACTACGAGCACGCGGGCGGCCACAGCCCCACCGACAGCGCGACGATGGAGAACCTCGTCCGGGCCGCCGAACTGACCGGCATCGACCCCGTGGTCCGGCTTCCGGACCCCCACCCGCCGCTCGTCCGGAAGGTGCTCGAGACGGGCGTGCGGACGCTCCTGGTGCCCCGAATCGAGACGGCGGGGGAGGTCCGCGAGGCGGTGGCGGCGACGCGCTTCGCGTTCGACGGCGGGGTGGGCGACCGGGGGATCGCGGGCACCCGCGCAAACCGCTGGGGCGGGGCGTACGAGGGGTACCTCGAACGCGAGGACGCCGCCACCACGCTCGGCGTGATGCTGGAGACGGCGGCGGCCGTAGACGACCTCGACGACGTCCTCGCGGTCCCCGACCTCGGTTTCGTCTTCGTCGGTCACCGCGACCTGACGCACTCGCTCGGCCACGGCGAGGCCGTCGACGACGAGGAGGTGACGGAGACGGTCGCCGCGATACGCGACGCCTGCCTCGACGCCGGCGTCCCCGTCGGCAGGGTCGCAGCCGACGTCGACGACGCCCGGGCCGCGGTCGACGAGGGATACCGGATCGTCCTCGGCGGCTACGAGTTCGACGCCGTCCGACGGGTGTACGGCGACTGGGCGGCCGTCACCGACGAGTGA
- a CDS encoding dihydrodipicolinate synthase family protein: MGYEELKDSLRGVAFTNPTPFSEDREDVLHDELARNVEWMVDRGAGVVIPCGNTGEYYSLSMDERAEVVATTVEAAGDATVVGGLGGSTKSVLHLLSRYEAAGVDAVMVMHPVHTYVHHEGIRRYYERILEATDLGVVLYKRGPELTADHLAALAEYDNVVAVKYADNDVKAFSQAVSDVEGDVVWSNGIAERFAPSFAIEGAEAFTTGIGNFVPEQVLALQDALRDEDWEEARRVRDLLRPYEDLREETGRGDSDVAAANNVPAVKYGQELAGLYGGPVREPLVDLSEADRERAEAYYDRIVSEV; encoded by the coding sequence ATGGGCTACGAGGAACTCAAAGACAGTCTCCGGGGCGTCGCGTTCACCAACCCGACGCCGTTCAGCGAGGACCGCGAGGACGTACTGCACGACGAACTGGCGAGGAACGTCGAGTGGATGGTCGACCGGGGGGCGGGCGTCGTCATCCCCTGCGGGAACACGGGCGAGTACTACTCGCTGTCGATGGACGAGCGCGCCGAGGTGGTGGCGACGACGGTCGAGGCGGCCGGGGACGCGACGGTCGTCGGCGGCCTCGGCGGGAGCACGAAGTCGGTGCTGCACCTCCTGTCGCGGTACGAGGCCGCGGGCGTCGACGCGGTGATGGTGATGCATCCGGTCCACACCTACGTGCACCACGAGGGGATCCGCCGCTACTACGAGCGGATACTCGAGGCGACCGACCTCGGGGTCGTCCTCTACAAGCGCGGGCCCGAGCTGACGGCCGACCACCTCGCGGCGCTGGCCGAGTACGACAACGTCGTCGCCGTCAAGTACGCCGACAACGACGTCAAGGCGTTCTCGCAGGCCGTCTCCGACGTCGAGGGCGACGTCGTCTGGTCGAACGGCATCGCAGAGCGGTTCGCCCCCTCGTTCGCCATCGAGGGCGCGGAGGCCTTCACGACGGGCATCGGGAACTTCGTCCCCGAGCAGGTGCTCGCCCTGCAGGACGCCCTCCGCGACGAGGACTGGGAGGAGGCGCGGCGCGTGCGCGACCTGCTCCGTCCCTACGAGGACCTCCGCGAGGAGACGGGCCGCGGCGACAGCGACGTCGCGGCGGCGAACAACGTCCCGGCGGTCAAGTACGGCCAGGAACTCGCCGGCCTCTACGGCGGTCCGGTGCGCGAACCGCTCGTCGACCTCTCCGAGGCGGACCGCGAGCGCGCCGAGGCGTACTACGACCGAATCGTATCTGAAGTCTGA
- a CDS encoding SDR family oxidoreductase, which translates to MTSERPLDGEAVLVSGASAGIGRATAHALAADGANVAVAARREERLRELAAEIADEHGVETLVAPTDVTDPDAVEETVERTVEAFGGLNVVVNNAAIGTSRGTAVDELPIEQFERVMRVNTDGMFFVARATLAHLRASNGVLVFVGSFAGKYPRPGAPVYAASKWWTRGFALSLAGHVGDDVAVSLVSPSEVRTEFGREFREETNRDRLPEGEVHEPEDVADAVAFAARQEPPNAVAELDLFRRRKLEDF; encoded by the coding sequence GTGACGTCAGAACGACCACTCGACGGCGAGGCGGTACTGGTATCGGGGGCGAGCGCGGGCATCGGACGGGCGACGGCGCACGCGCTTGCGGCCGACGGCGCGAACGTCGCGGTCGCGGCCCGCCGCGAGGAGCGACTGCGCGAACTCGCGGCCGAGATAGCGGACGAACACGGCGTCGAGACGCTGGTCGCGCCGACGGACGTGACCGACCCCGACGCCGTCGAGGAGACGGTCGAACGGACCGTCGAGGCGTTCGGCGGCCTGAACGTCGTCGTCAACAACGCCGCGATCGGCACCAGCCGCGGGACGGCGGTCGACGAGCTACCGATCGAGCAGTTCGAGCGGGTGATGCGCGTCAACACCGACGGGATGTTCTTCGTCGCGCGGGCGACGCTGGCGCACCTCAGGGCGTCGAACGGGGTGCTCGTCTTCGTCGGCAGCTTCGCGGGGAAGTACCCCCGACCGGGCGCGCCGGTCTACGCCGCCTCGAAGTGGTGGACGCGCGGGTTCGCCCTCTCGCTCGCGGGCCACGTCGGCGATGACGTCGCCGTCTCGCTCGTCAGCCCCTCCGAGGTACGCACGGAGTTCGGCAGGGAGTTCCGCGAGGAGACGAACCGCGACCGCCTCCCGGAGGGCGAGGTGCACGAACCGGAGGACGTCGCCGACGCGGTCGCCTTCGCGGCCCGACAGGAGCCGCCCAACGCGGTGGCCGAACTCGACCTGTTCCGCCGCCGGAAACTCGAGGACTTCTAG
- a CDS encoding thiamine pyrophosphate-binding protein, which produces MTDEKRGGDYVYEALVDAGVDLLVGIPGTQTLPLDRTVVERDEMTYVMARHETAVPHVAWGYYESGGGVAATLTVPGPGDTNAMHGLKNALEDCVPVLHVSADVNPEDRGRGPIHEIEADTFDNAVKENVTVETALELPAELARGVATALEPPYGPVRLGVPSRILDESFRAPAAEVSPERTRWDTDPDVDAAVRALADAERPVVYVGGGARRSPGGPEAVRALAADLDAPVIASYKGKGVFPEDDPRFLGVTGSHAPEGARRVLDRADVVIALGTDFDGVTTAGWSLPMGDRLIHVTLDSAAVDASYEADVVVLADVADAVATIRADLDGANGWNGGDVASAVREEYRESLAARGLFEDEAPLNTPGVLDGVRESIPRDAVVTVDVGGFRLWAMQAFPAYEPDAFVAAGSWAGMGVGLPAAVGARFANPDRPVVCLTGDGGLMMCVHELHTAAEYDLDVTVVVSNNADYGVISKSPKIERYTEGHRFTWKSPDFAAVAEGFGCRGTRVESLDGLRAALADAVGRDGPDLIDVPIETDEPSAAQAADYESTLDLP; this is translated from the coding sequence GTGACCGACGAGAAGCGCGGCGGCGACTACGTCTACGAGGCGCTGGTCGACGCCGGCGTCGACCTCCTGGTCGGCATCCCCGGGACGCAGACGCTCCCGCTCGACCGGACCGTCGTCGAGCGGGACGAGATGACCTACGTGATGGCGCGCCACGAGACGGCCGTCCCCCACGTCGCGTGGGGGTACTACGAGTCCGGCGGCGGCGTCGCCGCGACGCTGACGGTCCCCGGCCCCGGCGACACCAACGCGATGCACGGCCTGAAGAACGCCCTCGAGGACTGCGTCCCGGTCCTGCACGTCTCCGCCGACGTCAACCCCGAGGACCGCGGGAGGGGTCCCATCCACGAGATCGAGGCGGACACGTTCGACAACGCGGTGAAGGAGAACGTCACCGTCGAGACGGCGCTCGAACTGCCCGCCGAACTGGCCCGCGGCGTCGCGACGGCGCTCGAGCCGCCGTACGGTCCCGTCCGTCTCGGCGTGCCCAGTCGGATCCTCGACGAGTCGTTCCGCGCCCCGGCCGCCGAGGTGTCGCCCGAACGGACGAGGTGGGACACCGACCCCGACGTCGACGCGGCGGTCCGCGCGCTCGCCGACGCCGAGCGCCCCGTCGTCTACGTCGGCGGCGGCGCGCGGCGCTCGCCGGGGGGACCCGAGGCGGTCCGCGCGCTCGCCGCGGACCTCGACGCACCCGTGATCGCCTCCTACAAGGGGAAGGGCGTCTTCCCGGAGGACGACCCCCGGTTCCTCGGCGTCACGGGGTCGCACGCGCCCGAGGGGGCGAGGCGCGTCCTCGACCGCGCGGACGTCGTGATCGCGCTCGGGACCGACTTCGACGGCGTGACGACCGCCGGCTGGTCGCTCCCCATGGGCGATCGGCTGATCCACGTGACGCTCGATTCCGCCGCCGTGGACGCCTCCTACGAGGCCGACGTGGTCGTCCTCGCGGACGTCGCCGACGCCGTCGCGACGATTCGGGCCGACCTCGACGGCGCGAACGGGTGGAACGGCGGCGACGTCGCCTCGGCGGTCCGCGAGGAGTACCGCGAGTCGCTCGCGGCGCGCGGTCTGTTCGAGGACGAAGCGCCCCTCAATACGCCGGGGGTGCTCGACGGCGTCCGCGAGTCGATCCCCCGCGACGCCGTGGTGACGGTCGACGTCGGCGGGTTCCGCCTGTGGGCGATGCAGGCGTTCCCGGCGTACGAACCCGACGCGTTCGTCGCGGCCGGGTCGTGGGCGGGGATGGGCGTCGGGCTGCCCGCCGCCGTCGGAGCCCGGTTCGCCAACCCCGACAGGCCGGTCGTCTGTCTCACCGGCGACGGCGGGCTCATGATGTGCGTCCACGAACTCCACACCGCGGCCGAGTACGACCTCGACGTGACCGTCGTCGTCTCGAACAACGCCGACTACGGCGTCATCAGCAAGTCGCCGAAGATAGAGCGATACACGGAGGGCCACCGGTTCACCTGGAAGTCGCCCGACTTCGCCGCCGTCGCCGAGGGCTTCGGGTGCCGGGGCACCCGCGTCGAGTCGCTCGACGGCCTCCGGGCCGCCCTCGCCGACGCCGTCGGCCGCGACGGGCCCGACCTGATAGACGTCCCCATCGAGACGGACGAACCGTCCGCGGCGCAGGCCGCCGACTACGAGTCGACGCTCGACCTCCCCTAG
- a CDS encoding C-terminal binding protein gives MSDTGFTVGLTAGSAFDRSIEEAVFADLDVTLRPVDARSSAELSERLAGVDAVIDRLLSAPYTAEVLDALDRCRIVVRCGIGVDEIDVEASTRNGTYVANVPSYCEDEVSDHTLMLILALERDLLRYAEETRAGRWNRRTTTAEVYRLRGRTLGLVGFGTIARLVAEKARGFGMDVVAVDPYVEADAMADRGVEKRDFEEVLEAADVVSVHVPLTDDTRGTFDADAFARMKPSALFVNVARGGLVVEEDLAAALDAGEIRGAGLDVFPDEPADHFDDPPPPFESPLRGRDDAILTPHVAWYSREASDEKRRKGAEEVRRVLLGGEPKNAVNDPT, from the coding sequence ATGAGCGACACCGGGTTCACCGTGGGGCTGACGGCGGGGAGCGCGTTCGACCGCTCCATCGAGGAGGCGGTGTTCGCCGACCTCGACGTGACCCTCAGACCGGTCGACGCCCGCAGTTCGGCGGAGTTGAGCGAGCGACTCGCCGGCGTCGACGCCGTGATCGACCGCCTCCTGAGCGCGCCGTACACCGCCGAGGTACTCGACGCGCTCGACCGCTGTCGGATCGTGGTCCGCTGCGGCATCGGCGTCGACGAGATCGACGTCGAGGCGTCGACGCGAAACGGGACGTACGTCGCCAACGTGCCGAGCTACTGCGAGGACGAGGTGTCCGATCACACGCTCATGCTGATCCTCGCGCTGGAGCGCGACCTGCTGCGGTACGCCGAGGAGACGCGGGCCGGGCGGTGGAACCGCCGGACGACGACCGCGGAGGTCTACCGGCTCCGGGGGCGGACGCTCGGGCTCGTCGGCTTCGGCACCATCGCCCGTCTCGTCGCCGAGAAGGCCCGGGGGTTCGGCATGGACGTCGTCGCGGTCGACCCGTACGTCGAGGCCGACGCGATGGCCGACAGGGGAGTCGAGAAGCGCGACTTCGAGGAGGTACTCGAGGCTGCCGACGTCGTCTCCGTCCACGTCCCGCTGACCGACGACACCCGCGGGACGTTCGACGCCGACGCCTTCGCCCGGATGAAGCCGTCGGCGCTGTTCGTCAACGTCGCCCGCGGCGGCCTCGTCGTCGAGGAGGACCTCGCGGCGGCGCTCGACGCGGGAGAGATCCGCGGGGCGGGACTCGACGTGTTCCCCGACGAACCGGCGGATCACTTCGACGACCCGCCGCCGCCGTTCGAGTCGCCGCTGCGCGGCCGCGACGACGCGATTCTGACGCCGCACGTCGCCTGGTACTCGCGAGAGGCGAGCGACGAGAAGCGTCGGAAGGGTGCCGAGGAGGTCCGCCGGGTGCTCCTCGGCGGCGAACCGAAGAACGCGGTGAACGACCCGACGTAG